A window of Candidatus Niyogibacteria bacterium contains these coding sequences:
- a CDS encoding inositol monophosphatase, which translates to MNDFYEFAVELTKKAGELLKKLYRLDFFVSHKGDDFRDVITDADIKINYFITSEIKKKFSDHAIYSEESADIFVKKNKYVWIVDPIDGTSNFSRHIPHFAVCLGLLENGVPAVGAVYNPITDELFSFQKGGGAFLNGQKIRTSLETDLKKSFVLLHVGRDPKVREWGIGLYKKFLGNAKKVNNFASSSLDICFVAAGRVELVIYGTLTTLDISSAIGILEEAGGQILTFSSSDKFSEKPQKVFAVCNNSIKEKIMQYL; encoded by the coding sequence ATGAATGATTTTTATGAATTTGCCGTAGAGTTAACCAAAAAAGCGGGAGAGCTTCTTAAAAAATTGTATCGTTTGGATTTTTTCGTGTCGCATAAAGGAGATGATTTCAGGGATGTGATTACGGACGCGGATATAAAAATAAACTATTTCATCACTTCTGAAATAAAGAAAAAATTTTCGGATCACGCGATTTATTCTGAAGAAAGCGCTGATATATTTGTTAAAAAAAACAAGTATGTTTGGATCGTTGATCCTATAGATGGCACCTCTAATTTTTCTCGGCATATTCCGCATTTCGCCGTATGCCTCGGACTTTTGGAAAATGGCGTGCCAGCGGTTGGCGCGGTGTATAATCCCATCACCGATGAATTATTCAGTTTTCAAAAAGGCGGCGGCGCGTTTTTAAACGGACAAAAAATACGAACCTCTTTAGAAACGGATTTAAAAAAATCTTTTGTACTTTTGCATGTTGGCCGAGATCCGAAAGTTAGAGAGTGGGGGATAGGGCTTTATAAAAAATTTTTAGGAAACGCTAAAAAAGTTAACAATTTTGCGTCGTCATCGCTTGATATTTGTTTTGTTGCCGCGGGAAGAGTGGAATTAGTCATATACGGCACTTTAACGACTTTGGACATTTCGTCTGCCATTGGCATTTTGGAAGAGGCAGGCGGGCAGATTCTGACGTTTTCTTCATCCGATAAATTCAGCGAAAAACCGCAAAAAGTTTTTGCGGTTTGCAATAATTCCATTAAAGAAAAAATTATGCAATACCTTTAA
- a CDS encoding GDP-mannose 4,6-dehydratase: MKIILITGGAGFIGSNLIQELLSDKKYRVIAVDNLDDSYDIKFKEEHLKPFINHENFVFYKNDILDLNALKKIFEKEKPEYIVHLAAKTDTRKAVADPYIYETVNIRGTINLLELAKDYGIKNFVFASSSSVYGNTASIPFKEDDSHSFAISPYGATKRSGEFFVYTYYHNFGLNAACLRFFNAYGENNRPDMVPYIWTDKILRGEEIEMSGQGSRRRDYTYISDTVRAIIKTLEIKNIGFEILNIGCGKPYSLKELLATLEKVIGRKSIIKERPSHSASVEETYADIEKAKRILGWKPKVSLEDGLSRLVVWFKQNRI; this comes from the coding sequence ATGAAAATTATTTTAATTACCGGCGGCGCGGGTTTTATCGGGTCTAATTTAATTCAAGAACTTTTAAGCGATAAGAAATATCGCGTTATTGCGGTTGATAATCTGGATGATTCTTATGACATAAAATTTAAAGAAGAACATCTTAAACCGTTTATCAATCATGAAAATTTTGTATTTTATAAAAATGATATTTTGGATTTAAACGCTTTGAAAAAAATTTTTGAAAAAGAAAAGCCGGAATACATTGTTCATCTTGCCGCTAAAACAGATACGCGGAAAGCGGTCGCCGATCCGTATATTTATGAAACGGTTAATATCCGGGGGACTATAAATTTATTGGAACTCGCAAAAGATTACGGAATAAAAAATTTTGTTTTTGCTTCCTCATCTTCTGTTTACGGAAATACCGCGTCTATTCCGTTTAAAGAAGATGATTCCCATAGTTTTGCCATATCGCCGTACGGCGCGACAAAAAGATCCGGAGAATTTTTTGTTTATACCTATTATCATAATTTTGGGCTTAATGCCGCTTGTTTAAGATTTTTTAACGCCTATGGCGAAAATAACAGGCCGGATATGGTCCCTTATATTTGGACCGATAAGATATTGCGCGGCGAAGAAATAGAAATGTCGGGCCAAGGCAGCCGGCGGAGAGATTATACTTATATCAGCGATACGGTGCGCGCGATCATCAAAACGTTGGAAATAAAAAATATAGGATTTGAAATTTTAAATATCGGGTGCGGAAAACCTTATTCGCTAAAAGAACTTTTGGCAACGCTGGAAAAAGTCATTGGCAGAAAATCCATTATTAAAGAAAGGCCAAGCCATAGCGCGAGTGTTGAAGAAACGTATGCTGATATAGAAAAAGCCAAGCGGATTCTCGGGTGGAAACCAAAAGTTTCGTTGGAAGACGGGCTCTCCCGCTTAGTTGTTTGGTTTAAGCAAAATAGAATATAA
- a CDS encoding glycosyltransferase family 4 protein translates to MANKSLSLVYLENMRLPTEKAHGIQVMKMCEAFAQAGIKTTLAIPSFNKNAEDAFEYYGVPKIFSISHRYKTPNFKRLNAFSFIFRTVIFFLSFLFSKDWQGVDVIFTRDTNIAFLSAFWKIPFVWEVHQDFYNFRANYAIKKSIAALFISNGLKEKFISHGVKDKNKLYVFPDAVDLDRIIAVKDKNEPRKSAGLPADVPIILYSGHLYEWKGAHILAEAAPFVQSKEVIFVFVGGTEEDVSAFRGKYGQNSRLKILGHKPYSEMPKYKQSADILVIPNSARFEISKFYTSPLKLFSAIASGLPVIASDLPSLREIVDEKMVFFVPPDDPKKLAQMIDYVIQHPMEAKNKSLAALNEAKKYTWDARGRGIKQVILSHLP, encoded by the coding sequence ATGGCGAATAAATCTTTGTCGTTAGTTTATCTTGAAAATATGAGGCTTCCCACGGAAAAAGCGCATGGCATTCAAGTGATGAAGATGTGCGAAGCTTTTGCTCAAGCGGGAATTAAAACAACGCTGGCTATTCCTTCGTTTAATAAAAACGCCGAGGATGCTTTTGAATATTACGGGGTTCCTAAGATTTTTTCCATCAGCCATCGCTATAAAACTCCGAATTTTAAACGTTTAAATGCTTTTAGTTTTATTTTTCGGACTGTTATTTTCTTTTTAAGTTTTTTGTTCAGCAAGGATTGGCAAGGCGTTGACGTTATATTTACGCGCGATACGAATATCGCTTTTTTGTCGGCTTTTTGGAAAATACCGTTTGTTTGGGAAGTGCATCAGGATTTTTATAATTTCAGGGCGAATTACGCAATTAAAAAATCCATTGCCGCACTTTTTATATCCAACGGCCTTAAGGAAAAATTTATCTCGCATGGCGTTAAGGATAAAAATAAATTATATGTGTTTCCCGATGCCGTGGATTTGGACAGAATTATCGCTGTTAAGGATAAAAATGAGCCGAGAAAATCAGCCGGCTTGCCGGCGGATGTGCCGATTATTTTGTATAGCGGACATTTATACGAATGGAAAGGCGCTCATATTCTTGCCGAGGCCGCGCCGTTTGTCCAATCAAAAGAAGTTATTTTTGTTTTTGTCGGCGGGACAGAAGAAGATGTGTCGGCTTTTCGCGGCAAATACGGCCAAAATTCCCGCCTGAAGATATTAGGGCACAAGCCATATTCTGAAATGCCGAAATATAAACAATCCGCCGATATTCTCGTGATCCCGAATTCCGCCCGTTTTGAAATATCGAAATTTTATACTTCTCCTTTAAAATTATTTTCAGCGATAGCCAGCGGTCTGCCGGTTATCGCGTCAGATTTGCCGTCCCTCCGGGAAATTGTTGATGAAAAAATGGTTTTTTTTGTTCCGCCCGACGATCCCAAAAAACTTGCTCAAATGATTGATTATGTGATTCAACATCCCATGGAAGCTAAAAATAAGTCTCTCGCGGCGCTTAATGAAGCTAAAAAATACACTTGGGATGCCCGCGGCCGCGGCATTAAGCAAGTGATCTTATCTCATCTTCCTTGA
- a CDS encoding sugar transferase: protein MPTKEKLNKIFLALGDIAIFYGALILALTIRYQSWPSKKIWQWHKLPFSLLFALWLLIFYIIGLYDFKKFISFKELRLALIRTMALAGGLTILLFYLVPFFGITPKTNLVLDLGITLGLLIIWRRFFFAKLLKAKKIKTLFFGLTKETAIFASFINQNPQIGYEAAAIMKLPEENENSFESGTPILEFDHNIVSLIKEKNISLIVASSSIRQNKELIRMFYEVLPLGITIIDFPRFYEGLIGKVPVSLINEVWFLENLTEIDKHIFEIIKRWFDVIFSLLLAVPALFIFPFAALLIKLESFGPVFYCQKRVGKNGRIFKIIKFRSMKTNAETNGAKWAKENDRRITAIGHFLRKTRIDELPQLWNVLKGELSLIGPRPERPEFVETLKKEIPHYAMRLLVKPGLSGWAQINFPYGASKEDAMEKLQYDLFYIKNRSLALELSIYLKTIMTVISHQGR, encoded by the coding sequence ATGCCAACAAAAGAAAAATTAAACAAAATTTTTCTGGCTTTAGGCGATATTGCCATTTTTTACGGCGCGCTTATTCTGGCGCTGACCATAAGATACCAATCCTGGCCGAGTAAAAAAATCTGGCAATGGCATAAACTGCCTTTTTCTCTTTTATTTGCCCTCTGGCTTCTGATATTTTATATCATCGGCCTCTATGATTTTAAAAAATTCATTTCTTTCAAAGAATTGCGGCTGGCCTTAATAAGAACAATGGCGCTGGCCGGCGGCTTGACGATTTTACTATTTTATTTGGTGCCGTTTTTCGGCATTACGCCTAAGACAAATTTAGTTTTGGATCTCGGCATCACTTTGGGACTTTTAATAATCTGGCGGCGATTTTTTTTCGCCAAACTTCTTAAAGCTAAAAAAATAAAAACGCTGTTTTTCGGCTTAACTAAAGAAACGGCGATTTTTGCTTCTTTTATCAATCAAAATCCCCAAATCGGATATGAAGCCGCCGCCATTATGAAACTGCCGGAAGAAAATGAAAATTCCTTTGAAAGCGGGACGCCGATTTTAGAATTTGACCATAACATCGTTTCTCTCATTAAAGAAAAAAACATTTCTCTGATTGTCGCTTCTTCTTCCATTAGACAAAACAAAGAACTAATCAGAATGTTTTACGAAGTTCTGCCTTTAGGAATAACAATCATTGATTTTCCGCGATTTTATGAAGGGCTGATCGGCAAGGTGCCGGTTTCCCTTATTAATGAAGTTTGGTTTTTGGAAAACTTAACCGAAATAGACAAGCATATTTTTGAAATTATCAAAAGATGGTTTGATGTTATTTTTTCCCTGCTTTTGGCCGTTCCGGCGCTTTTCATCTTTCCTTTCGCGGCGCTATTGATAAAACTGGAAAGTTTTGGCCCGGTTTTTTACTGCCAAAAAAGAGTAGGCAAGAACGGGCGGATTTTCAAGATAATAAAATTCCGTTCAATGAAAACAAACGCGGAAACAAACGGCGCCAAATGGGCAAAAGAAAACGACCGCCGGATCACGGCCATCGGCCATTTTCTAAGAAAAACTAGAATTGACGAACTGCCCCAGCTTTGGAACGTGCTGAAAGGAGAACTCTCGCTGATCGGCCCGCGGCCGGAACGGCCGGAATTTGTGGAAACGCTCAAAAAAGAAATACCGCACTACGCGATGCGGCTTTTGGTAAAACCGGGCCTTTCCGGCTGGGCGCAAATTAATTTTCCATACGGCGCTTCCAAGGAAGACGCGATGGAAAAATTGCAATATGATCTTTTCTACATTAAAAACCGATCTTTAGCTCTGGAACTTTCAATTTATCTTAAAACAATAATGACGGTCATCAGCCATCAAGGAAGATGA
- a CDS encoding UDP-glucose/GDP-mannose dehydrogenase family protein, protein MNSKKEKIGIVGVGWVGSVVKRWFLTRNWEQGKNLFCYDCDLVKIDDQDDISRADIIFICVPTPNYSIDGSCNTQIVRSVVAQFAGSDKLVVIKSTVEPGTTERLEEKYNVAIAFNPEFLTEENAWQDFVSPCRQVVGYTDKSKKWVSTLVSLLPEVSSSYALIMPAIDAEIAKYSCNMFGAMKVSFANAIAALAENAGANYKNIRRVMAEDIRIGDSWLDIHHGGYLGFGGYCFPKDASALISWARKIREKMNIPVKDGKDLERAVFARELVGMFLSIYKFNEALLALQGLTIGQVSGHIKRKEK, encoded by the coding sequence TTGAATTCTAAAAAAGAGAAAATAGGCATTGTTGGCGTGGGGTGGGTCGGATCGGTCGTCAAAAGATGGTTTTTAACGCGCAATTGGGAGCAGGGAAAAAATCTTTTTTGTTATGATTGTGATCTTGTAAAAATAGATGACCAGGACGATATTTCGCGGGCGGATATTATTTTTATTTGCGTGCCCACGCCTAATTATTCGATTGACGGTTCGTGTAATACGCAAATAGTAAGAAGTGTGGTGGCGCAATTTGCCGGCTCGGATAAGTTGGTGGTTATAAAATCCACCGTGGAGCCCGGCACGACCGAACGGTTAGAAGAAAAATATAATGTCGCGATTGCGTTTAATCCTGAATTTTTAACGGAGGAAAACGCCTGGCAGGATTTTGTTTCTCCTTGCCGGCAGGTTGTCGGGTATACCGACAAAAGCAAAAAATGGGTAAGTACGTTGGTTTCTTTGCTTCCAGAAGTAAGTTCTTCGTACGCGTTGATTATGCCGGCTATTGACGCCGAGATTGCCAAATACAGCTGTAATATGTTTGGCGCGATGAAAGTAAGTTTTGCTAACGCGATTGCCGCTTTGGCGGAAAATGCTGGAGCAAATTATAAAAATATCCGGAGAGTGATGGCGGAAGATATCCGGATTGGCGATTCCTGGCTGGATATTCATCATGGCGGTTATCTTGGTTTTGGCGGATATTGTTTTCCTAAGGATGCCAGTGCTCTGATCTCTTGGGCAAGAAAAATTAGAGAAAAAATGAATATTCCCGTTAAAGACGGCAAAGATTTAGAAAGAGCTGTTTTTGCCCGTGAATTGGTTGGGATGTTTTTATCAATTTACAAATTTAATGAAGCACTTTTGGCGCTGCAGGGGTTGACCATCGGGCAGGTCAGCGGCCATATAAAAAGAAAGGAGAAATAA
- a CDS encoding NAD-dependent epimerase/dehydratase family protein — translation MDNLKGKKVLVTGGAGFIGSHIIDRCAEAEEMEVYSVDNRNPAYKNLKACYMQADITNQTAMNELFNLVRPDFVVHCAALARIQPSFERLDDYFRINIFGTKIVLEMSKNFNVKRFVFASSSSIYGLQKYLPLAEDMPVFPLTPYAYTKHIGEELCRFMGKMTGGPETVILRYFNVYGPRQPKTFDYYGTIIGIFMEQKKQNIPFTVVFDGNQRRDFTHVYDVAEANILAMVSPKIGQGEIINIGFGKNHSVFDVCIKILCAKKTDLKKNETFLQLEEGKDFVFIAPRRGEARAVLADNSKAKKLLDWIPKISLSEGIKMC, via the coding sequence ATGGATAATCTGAAAGGCAAGAAAGTTCTCGTGACCGGCGGCGCGGGTTTTATCGGCAGCCATATTATTGACCGCTGCGCGGAAGCAGAAGAAATGGAAGTCTACTCGGTTGATAATCGGAATCCGGCTTATAAAAATCTTAAAGCTTGTTATATGCAGGCGGATATCACAAACCAGACAGCAATGAATGAGCTGTTTAATTTGGTAAGGCCGGATTTTGTGGTTCATTGCGCGGCTTTGGCAAGAATTCAGCCGAGCTTTGAACGGCTTGATGACTATTTTAGAATAAATATTTTTGGCACTAAAATTGTTTTAGAGATGTCAAAAAATTTTAATGTCAAAAGATTTGTTTTTGCTTCTTCATCTTCAATTTATGGATTACAGAAATATCTTCCGTTGGCAGAAGATATGCCTGTTTTTCCTCTCACTCCTTATGCTTATACAAAGCATATTGGAGAAGAATTATGCAGATTTATGGGAAAAATGACCGGCGGGCCGGAAACGGTTATCCTTCGTTACTTTAATGTTTACGGTCCGCGCCAGCCAAAAACATTTGATTATTACGGCACGATTATCGGAATATTTATGGAACAAAAAAAACAAAATATTCCGTTTACAGTGGTTTTTGACGGCAATCAGCGCCGAGATTTTACTCATGTTTATGATGTGGCGGAAGCCAACATTCTGGCGATGGTTTCTCCTAAAATCGGCCAAGGGGAAATTATAAATATCGGCTTCGGTAAAAATCATTCGGTTTTTGACGTTTGCATAAAAATTCTTTGCGCTAAAAAAACTGATTTAAAAAAAAACGAAACATTCCTTCAACTTGAAGAAGGAAAAGATTTTGTGTTTATCGCGCCGCGCCGAGGCGAGGCTCGGGCTGTTTTGGCGGATAATTCAAAAGCGAAAAAATTACTTGATTGGATACCGAAAATTTCTTTATCAGAAGGAATAAAAATGTGTTAA
- a CDS encoding vitamin K epoxide reductase family protein has product MKNIAVFILFLTLIGLLDAGYLVWEHYTGAGPACLILKGCDAVLTSEYAAMFGLPVSLWGMIYYTAILFLTLFSFLEKSRRALGLTAIIVFAGFLFSAYFLYLQFFILKAICFYCLISAGVTFFLLISLLFAFRRFDYNFQKVALSR; this is encoded by the coding sequence ATGAAAAACATAGCGGTCTTTATTTTATTTTTAACGTTGATTGGTTTGCTTGACGCCGGCTATCTGGTTTGGGAACATTATACCGGCGCTGGGCCGGCTTGCCTTATTTTAAAAGGCTGCGATGCGGTTTTAACCAGCGAATACGCAGCAATGTTCGGTTTGCCGGTTTCGCTTTGGGGAATGATTTATTATACCGCTATTTTATTTCTCACTCTTTTTTCCTTTTTGGAAAAATCCCGCCGCGCGCTTGGCTTAACGGCGATTATCGTTTTTGCGGGCTTTTTATTCAGCGCTTATTTTCTTTATCTCCAGTTTTTTATTTTGAAGGCGATTTGTTTTTATTGTTTAATATCCGCCGGCGTCACTTTCTTTTTATTGATAAGTTTGTTGTTCGCGTTTCGGCGATTTGATTATAATTTTCAAAAGGTCGCTTTATCCCGTTAG
- a CDS encoding DsbA family protein yields MESEIKTKSSYFVPASIIAAGFFIALAIIYTNSGKSGKLPENKNLEAKLPIKEAPAADSQAAKDFLAAREKDFILGNPAAPITIVEFADFQCPFCGRFFTNTLGQLKETYVKDGKVKFIYRDFAFLGKESIDAAAAARCAGEQGKFWEYHNYLFNHQAGENNGAFSPVSLKKFSKEIGLNEADFNACFDSKKYEEAIKNDVSQAKNILNVDGTPTSFVNGREIVGAQSFSQFEILIQEALK; encoded by the coding sequence ATGGAATCTGAAATAAAAACAAAATCGTCTTATTTTGTGCCCGCTTCCATTATAGCTGCCGGTTTTTTTATTGCCTTAGCCATTATTTACACGAATAGCGGTAAAAGCGGCAAACTGCCTGAAAATAAAAATTTGGAGGCCAAATTGCCAATCAAAGAAGCGCCAGCCGCGGATTCTCAAGCAGCAAAAGATTTTTTAGCGGCGCGGGAAAAAGATTTTATTTTAGGCAACCCGGCGGCGCCGATAACTATAGTGGAATTTGCCGATTTTCAGTGCCCTTTTTGCGGCCGTTTTTTTACCAATACTCTCGGCCAACTGAAAGAAACATACGTTAAAGACGGCAAGGTTAAATTTATTTATCGCGATTTCGCTTTTTTAGGCAAAGAATCAATTGATGCCGCCGCGGCGGCGCGCTGCGCCGGAGAACAGGGAAAATTTTGGGAATATCATAACTATTTGTTCAATCATCAGGCCGGCGAAAATAATGGCGCGTTTTCTCCGGTTAGTCTCAAAAAATTTAGCAAGGAAATTGGCTTAAATGAAGCTGATTTTAACGCCTGTTTTGATTCAAAAAAATATGAGGAGGCGATAAAAAATGATGTCAGCCAGGCAAAAAATATCTTAAATGTTGACGGTACGCCGACTTCTTTTGTCAACGGCCGGGAAATAGTCGGCGCCCAGTCGTTTTCTCAATTTGAAATTCTTATTCAAGAAGCTTTAAAATAA
- a CDS encoding FAD-dependent oxidoreductase yields the protein MDIDYDLIIIGGGPAGAAAAVYASRKKIKTLLLTDTFGGQSVVSHKIQNWIGEKNISGVELAKKLNDHVAAQETVEIKSGRRVKQIKKNDGNFAVETEEGDIYKTKAIILASGSYPRKLGVSGEEKFSGKGVAYCSTCDAPLFKNKITAVIGGGNAGLEAVADLLPYAEKIYLLIRSEKIKGDPVTLEQIKSSSKVEIIFNAETKEIFGDKFVSGLKYVDLKSGEEKKLQLGGIFVEIGSKPNSKIAEGLVEINEWGEVMIDHRTGITSQPGFFAAGDVTDVKYKQNNISAGDAVKAALSAYEYLMAGQNKIK from the coding sequence ATGGATATTGATTATGATTTAATTATTATCGGCGGGGGGCCGGCCGGAGCGGCGGCCGCGGTTTATGCCAGCCGGAAAAAAATAAAAACTTTGCTTTTAACCGATACTTTCGGCGGCCAGTCCGTAGTTTCTCATAAAATTCAGAATTGGATCGGCGAAAAGAATATTTCCGGCGTGGAATTGGCGAAAAAATTAAATGATCACGTCGCGGCGCAGGAAACAGTGGAAATAAAATCCGGCCGGCGCGTTAAACAAATTAAGAAAAACGACGGCAATTTTGCGGTTGAAACGGAAGAAGGGGATATTTATAAAACAAAGGCAATTATTCTGGCTTCCGGTTCTTACCCCCGGAAACTGGGCGTTTCGGGAGAGGAAAAATTTTCCGGAAAAGGCGTGGCTTATTGTTCCACTTGCGACGCGCCGCTTTTCAAAAATAAAATTACGGCGGTCATCGGCGGCGGAAACGCCGGTTTGGAGGCCGTGGCGGATCTTTTGCCGTACGCTGAAAAAATTTATCTTTTAATCCGTTCGGAAAAAATAAAAGGCGATCCCGTCACTTTGGAACAGATTAAATCTTCTTCAAAAGTAGAAATAATTTTTAACGCCGAGACCAAAGAAATTTTTGGGGATAAATTTGTCAGCGGCCTTAAATATGTTGATTTGAAAAGCGGCGAAGAAAAAAAACTTCAACTTGGCGGCATATTTGTGGAAATTGGCTCGAAGCCCAATTCTAAAATTGCGGAAGGGTTGGTGGAGATTAACGAATGGGGAGAAGTGATGATTGATCATCGGACCGGCATTACCAGCCAGCCAGGATTTTTTGCGGCCGGCGATGTCACGGACGTTAAATATAAGCAAAATAATATTTCCGCCGGCGATGCGGTTAAAGCCGCTCTTTCCGCTTATGAATATCTGATGGCCGGACAAAATAAAATAAAATAA
- the mutM gene encoding bifunctional DNA-formamidopyrimidine glycosylase/DNA-(apurinic or apyrimidinic site) lyase, whose translation MPELPEVETIRRDLCKKIIGKKITVVEIREKKIAKPDSRTLIKTLLGNKFTAIERIGKLLIFHLKRKNFFLLAHLKLTGQLVYCPLATPQKFTPLNSCEANLTRFTRTIIYFNDQSRLYFNDLRKFGWLKIADKTEKEKIIKESFGPDAISKDFNYPYFKNRLVSRKKSRIKAVLLDQRITAGIGNIYADESLFAAGLKPSRKAGSLKDAEIKKLFAAVKKILKKAIKRRGTSISDYVDGQGQPGNFSEYLKVYQREGKKCLRCKKGIIKKIYDSGRGTRFCDYCQK comes from the coding sequence ATGCCGGAACTGCCCGAAGTAGAAACAATCAGGCGCGATCTTTGTAAAAAAATTATCGGTAAAAAAATTACCGTTGTTGAAATTCGCGAAAAAAAAATCGCCAAGCCGGACAGCCGAACGCTTATTAAAACGCTCTTGGGAAATAAATTTACGGCGATTGAACGGATCGGCAAACTTTTAATTTTTCATCTTAAGCGGAAAAATTTTTTTTTATTGGCGCATTTAAAGTTGACAGGACAGCTGGTTTATTGTCCTTTGGCTACGCCGCAAAAATTTACCCCGTTAAATAGTTGCGAAGCAAATTTAACGAGGTTCACCCGAACAATTATTTATTTTAACGACCAAAGCCGTCTTTATTTTAATGATCTTCGCAAATTCGGCTGGCTTAAAATAGCCGATAAAACGGAAAAAGAAAAAATTATAAAAGAAAGCTTCGGACCGGACGCGATTTCGAAAGATTTTAATTATCCTTATTTTAAAAACCGATTGGTCAGCCGAAAAAAAAGCCGGATTAAGGCGGTTCTTTTGGACCAGAGAATAACGGCCGGCATCGGCAATATCTATGCCGATGAATCTCTTTTTGCGGCCGGCTTGAAGCCGAGCCGGAAAGCCGGATCATTAAAAGACGCGGAAATTAAAAAATTGTTTGCGGCCGTTAAAAAGATTTTGAAAAAAGCGATTAAGCGCCGCGGCACTTCAATTAGCGATTATGTTGACGGCCAAGGCCAGCCGGGAAATTTTTCGGAATATTTAAAAGTTTACCAGCGGGAAGGCAAAAAGTGTTTGCGCTGCAAAAAGGGAATAATAAAAAAAATATATGATAGCGGGCGCGGCACAAGATTTTGCGATTATTGCCAAAAATAA